TCCACTCGGCCTCGATTCTTCTCCGTCGATTCGCAGAACGTCGTCGGTACATCGGCGAATCCGGACTCCAAATGCTTGAAGTAATGAGCCTTGATCTCGGCCAAGAGAGTCGGTTGATTGTCCTTCACCGCCAACAGGTAATCCGCGTCCCGTTCCCGCACCGCCTCGGCGATTTTTTTTTGACAGCCCATCGCGTCGATAGTCACGATTTTTCCGGCAATGTCCAGCCGTTTCAGCAATTCCGGGATCGCGGTGATCTCGTTCGATTTATCGTCCACCGCCTCTTGGCCCAGCGTCACGCGGTTGGCCGTCGCAAACGCGCTGACCACGTGCAGGCACTTCTGACCCGGACCGCCTGACGAACGCATCGTCTTGCCGTCGATCGCCACCTGAAGCAGGTCGGTCCCGACGCAGATTTCCGCCATCCATGAAGCGAAGCAGGCCTCGAAAGCATCCGTGTCCAGATAGCGGAAAACTCGGCCGAAAGTGTCATGGCTCGGGATGCCGTTGGGCAAGGGAGATACTTCCGGAACCAGTCGATCTTGGTCACGCCGAAAGCTTCGACGGCCACCCAGTCGTTGGCTCCGGAAACCGCGGCGCAAATGGCTATGAAAATGATTTCCGAAAGCGTGTGTTGTTGGCAACGATCGAGGCGGTGGTCGGGCAAATCCGCGAAGTGGACGAGGAGATCGGTCAACGGAGTTTTCGCCGGCGCGGGAGATAGTTCGGAAAGCTGAAACATCGAGGAACCCCAGGGCGATCTAGCGAGCGATTTCCACATCCTCCACTAAAGAAGAACGATGCGCAATACAATTAATGACATTAGATGTTTTCTTGGAATTTAAGCGCGATTTCCCTGGGGGCGGTGGGCTGCCGACGATGTTCCAGTCGCCGAGTTTGGGGAAGCGATGGCCGTGGTGAGGAACTACTTCAACCGTTTTCCAGCGTGAAACTTAAATTCGAAGATTCACTACGGACAAACTAACAAATTGTGAAACTCATCTTAAAAAACTTGATATTCCTCCGCTGGAATTGAAAATCGGGCACCCTACTCATCTGGGGTCGATTATCGTTCGGGACCGAAAATTGGCAAGAAAGTGATGAGCTTAAACACTAAAGCTAACTATGTAAAGCCCATCGACAAGATCGATTTTATGTTGCATGGACAAATAAAAAGGATGCAAGTGATCGCTACCGTACAGCCTCTAAGAAGCGATAGTCATACATCCACATATCCCCCTCCACATCGCTATGGATAGCAATCCGCCCCGTCGTCTTAAATGCTAGTTTGAAAATTTCCCACTGCTCATCGCTGATATTGCCCTGTTGGGACGTTGCTCCGCCCTCTTCCCATAAGATGGAAACGCTCCGACCTCCGGCAATCTCAAAGTAGCCAAGTCTACTGACTCTACCAAAATGCCACTCGAAGTTAGCCCCAGCCTTCCGAGCTTGAGCTTTATCCAGTGATTCGCCTCCAACTTCATGTAATTGGTGCTTTATCGCTACTGACTTCTTTGCCATGAGTTCACATCCTTTGGTTTGCTTGACAACGTACACAGGTTCGATTTTACGCCTTCACTAACTTACCTGTGTTTATCTTATTGATAATCGGTTATTCCTCATAAAACTAATCGTTTGATACTCGACTCATCGAAATTCCCACGTGAAATTAACCACCGCAGCAAATGAACAATTCGGTGTCTGGCGGAAAGGAACGCACGATGATTTGGTTCTAGCCGTGGCTCTGACGGTATGGAGCGCGGAGAAGTTCCCCGAGTTCATTCCGTTGGGTGGGTTGCCGACGTTTTTCGAGTTCCAAAGTTTGGGGAGACGGTGGGCGTGGTGAAATGCACTCTCTTTATTCAGCCTTAACGAAAGATGTTGTAGGCTACCCTTTCACTTTCTCCGCGATTGCGGTGAACTGCTCCAGGGCCGTTTGCAAATCCTCCGCGATCTCCTGGGCCAGCACGTCCGGAGGCGGTAAATCGTCGCTGTCCTCCAGGCTCTTGTCACGCAGCCAGAAAATATCGAGATTCACTTTGTCCCGCTTCATCAGGTCTTCGTAGTCGAACGATCGCCAACGGCCTTCGGGATTCGCTTCGGTCCAGGTCGGCTTCCGCAGGTGGCGTTTGCCGGGCCGGTCGCATTCGACGAATTCATCCAGATCGTCACGCTGCAA
The genomic region above belongs to Telmatocola sphagniphila and contains:
- a CDS encoding ISAs1 family transposase, with amino-acid sequence MPTTHAFGNHFHSHLRRGFRSQRLGGRRSFRRDQDRLVPEVSPLPNGIPSHDTFGRVFRYLDTDAFEACFASWMAEICVGTDLLQVAIDGKTMRSSGGPGQKCLHVVSAFATANRVTLGQEAVDDKSNEITAIPELLKRLDIAGKIVTIDAMGCQKKIAEAVRERDADYLLAVKDNQPTLLAEIKAHYFKHLESGFADVPTTFCESTEKNRGRVEYRSCLVFSDVNFLSMKDDWKGLKTVVVVVTDRRENHKSASEIRYYICSRASDAPVLAKAVREHWTIENNLHWSLDVTFGDDDSRVRKDNGPQNFARIKRLALSIVANASGKESMAVKRLKACASDERRELIIREFLQL